The Nitrososphaerales archaeon DNA window ACGTCAACGACGCGCTCTATCCTTATTCGTTCTATTTTACTACACAAACTGGTCAGCATAAGAACCAGAGAGTCCATCACAAAACCAGGGTTCACTCCTACACCAAGAACCCTAACCTTGTGTTTTTGTGCAAAAGTATCCAATTTCCTTGCCAGATTCTTATTGATCCCATGAGGATATACAAGTTGTTCACACGTGGATATCACATTGATACGATGCTTTACAATGCTGCATATCTGGCTGTAAGCTTCGCTCAGTGATGATGTTGTTGCATGTATTGCAACATCCGGCTTCGATCTTATCGAATCAATATTGTTCACTATTTTCATACCAACCCTTTTGTTAAAAGCCAGAATGCCGGCATCATTGCCAACCTTGGTTTCATCCACATCTATTATGCCTACGAGTTCAAAATTTCTCCTTGCTCTCAAAACTCTGAAGATCTCCATGCCTAGACTGCCAAAACCAAACTGAATAACCCTGTACTGACGCATGCACTTGAGTAAGACGCATGACTTTAATGTATTTCGTATGTAGGTACAAGAATATGCGCGGATGTATGCGCGGAAAACACATAAGCACACCTCCCGAATCTTCTTCGTATTACTTTTAAGTAGGTTGTTGAGTTTCTTATGTTTATGGTATTCGGTAGAGAGGTTAGGCTTAGCAGGATACTAAGGGACGGGAAGATGTTGTGCATACCCATGGACCATGGTATCAGTAGCGGACCCATGCCTGGTATAGAGGATATACATGGCATGATATATCAGTGTGAGAATGCTGGATTAACATCCGTTCTTGTTAACAAGGGAATTGTAAGAAGCATGCCTAGACCGACTACTGTGGGTGTAATTGTACACGTATCTGGCAGCACCAGTCTCGGTCCCGCACCAAACAAGAAGGTGCTTATGGGAACAGTTGCTGAAGCAGTAAGGCTAGGAGCCGATGGAGTCTCTGTTCACATCAACATAGGAGCTAAGGAAGAGCCTGAAATGTTGGTAAAGTTGGGACAGGTTGCTGATCAGTGCGATGAATGGTACATGCCTTTTATAGCCATGATGTATCCTAGAGGTGAGAATATTAGCAATCCCCATGATCCGGAGGTTGTAGCACACACGGCTAGAATTGGAGCGGAGGCAGGAGCCGATATTGTCAAGACGGTTTACACTGGTGATCCAGATTCTTTCAAACGAGTGATAAAGGGATGTCCGGTCCCCATAGTAATTGCTGGAGGTCCGAAGGCTAAAACCGATGAAGAGGTTCTGGAAATGACGCATGGATCTATGGAAGCTGGCGCTATAGGCGTTACCTTTGGTAGGAATATTTTCCAGCACAGAAATCCGGCGGGAATGTGCAGGGCTCTTGCGAAGATCATCTTCGAAAAGGTTAACGTGAGGGAGGCTATGGGTGAGATTGATAAAAAGTAAGGAATTGATAGTAAGCCCAACGGTATCGAAGAAATCAATCGGTTCGTTCCTTTCCCAACTAAAGCAAGAAGGCGTAAAAGCAATTTATGCCGATCCAAAGAAGATCAATAAGTTCAGAGACAGTTTCAATATCATCTATCATTCAGAGGATGCCGATTCAGTTGTATGCAGAGATCTGAATGCCATCAAGAGGGTTAAGAAGGATGGTAAGATTGCTGGATTTTACATCAAAGTAACAGGCAAGAAGGATGAAGATATTATAGTACAGGCAGCCAACAACGGTGCCGATTTTGTGATTGTAGATGCAAAGAACTGGAAGATAATACCTCTGGAAAATATAATTGCTAAGCTGCAGAAGACAAGGACCAAGGTGTATACCATCGCTAATAGTTCTGAGGAAGTGAGAACCATGTTTAGCGTCTTGCAGCTTGGCGTTGACGGTGTAATACTGAACACTGCAAATACATCTGCCATAAGGAAATCAATGATATACCTTGGCAGTAGAGAATTCCCTTTAAAACCGGCCAAGGTGCTGGAGATAAAGGATGTGGGCATCGGAGAACGTGTATGTGTTGATACGGCTTCCATACTTAACAAGGGCGAAGGTATGCTTATCGGTAGCAGATCCAACTTCATGTTTCTGATACACAATGAATCTGTGGGTTCAGCATTCACTTCTCCTAGACCATTCAGGGTGAATGCAGGTGCTGTGCATTGTTACACATTGATGCCTGATGGTAACACCAAATACCTTTCTGAAGTTGAGGCTGGTGATGAGGTGCTGGTTGTAGATACAAAAGGCAGATCCAGAAGAGTTGCAGTTGGCAGGTCTAAGGTTGAAACTCGACCCATGCGTCTAATTAAGGCAGCTTTGGATGGAGAGGTTGGGAGCATAATAGTGCAGAACGCTGAGACCATAAGGTTTGTTGGAACCAATGGTAAGCTTATTCCAGTTACTGAAGTGAAGAAGGGGGATAGTGTACTGGTTCATGCAAAGGCAGCTACCGGCAGACACTTTGGCATGGAAGTTGAAGAATATATTGTTGAGAAGTAATTAATTTTGTATGTCTCCCCGATGGGAACTTTCTATAACAATTAGATTAGAACAAGACATCTGCCTCAGTCAAGTTATAAGGATGGATGTTCAGCCACATGACCTTCCCTTGCATCTATCCATATACAATCATTTGTAGATTCACGATTACGCCAAGTTCTATCTACATAAACATGTATGGTAATCCACTTCATAACGATCTTTCTTCCCTTGTTCTTTTGTCAAAGTAAGCTTTCTCTAACAGCTTTGACTACAAAAAAAGGAGATAGATTGTTGGGATTCCTATATACTCACGTTAACGAATCTACAGCTCTCTACTTTAGGATCGAATTCGCCATCGCCGTCTGTATCATTCGTTAGGTGAATGACGCAAATGCCAGCGACTGCGGTCTTCTTCACCACTTTCAGATTGTTAAGGTCTTGCCACAGCTCTGTGAATAGAACACGATCCACTTTCTTTATAGTGAAGCCCACGAAATCTCCGCCTGCTTTGAAGTCGTCCAAGTCTAGATCACCGATAGGAGTGTCATCCCACAGTTCAATTGTTGTATTACCGAATGGCCCGCCATCATCAACAAAGTCGCACCCGAAAATTATCTTCTCAGCCTCTATCACTTTCACAATGTTGGTACTTTGAGGGTTTACGACCATGTTAAGTTCTACTGGTATTTCGTCACCATTACCATCTTCTTGGCAGGCTTGTGTTACTATTAGGTCCGTTGGGGGTACCTCTCTGTTACAACCAATTACTGCTGCGTCACTTATCTTGGTCACACAGGTAACTACTTGGATCGATTTCTGAAGGAAGTTCTTTGTATTCAAATTTTCGACCAGTTCCATATAGATCGTCTGCTCTACTATAACTGGAACTTCACCTTGGTCTAGCTCGCACAAGTACCACTGCTTTTCAGCATGGACAGTCTTTGCAACCGGGCTACCATTCCTGGTACCTACTACCGTCGTCATTGCACCAAGGTCGTTATCTGGTAAATGCACATTATGACAATCATCTATTGCTTGGAAGGCCTCATTGCTAACCTGTGCAAAACCTAACACCGCTGTCTGTGCCAATGTCACTGCTCCGATGATG harbors:
- a CDS encoding 3-dehydroquinate synthase II, whose protein sequence is MRLIKSKELIVSPTVSKKSIGSFLSQLKQEGVKAIYADPKKINKFRDSFNIIYHSEDADSVVCRDLNAIKRVKKDGKIAGFYIKVTGKKDEDIIVQAANNGADFVIVDAKNWKIIPLENIIAKLQKTRTKVYTIANSSEEVRTMFSVLQLGVDGVILNTANTSAIRKSMIYLGSREFPLKPAKVLEIKDVGIGERVCVDTASILNKGEGMLIGSRSNFMFLIHNESVGSAFTSPRPFRVNAGAVHCYTLMPDGNTKYLSEVEAGDEVLVVDTKGRSRRVAVGRSKVETRPMRLIKAALDGEVGSIIVQNAETIRFVGTNGKLIPVTEVKKGDSVLVHAKAATGRHFGMEVEEYIVEK
- a CDS encoding 2-amino-3,7-dideoxy-D-threo-hept-6-ulosonate synthase; amino-acid sequence: MVFGREVRLSRILRDGKMLCIPMDHGISSGPMPGIEDIHGMIYQCENAGLTSVLVNKGIVRSMPRPTTVGVIVHVSGSTSLGPAPNKKVLMGTVAEAVRLGADGVSVHINIGAKEEPEMLVKLGQVADQCDEWYMPFIAMMYPRGENISNPHDPEVVAHTARIGAEAGADIVKTVYTGDPDSFKRVIKGCPVPIVIAGGPKAKTDEEVLEMTHGSMEAGAIGVTFGRNIFQHRNPAGMCRALAKIIFEKVNVREAMGEIDKK